One genomic segment of candidate division KSB1 bacterium includes these proteins:
- a CDS encoding cyclase family protein, translated as MHVVDLSHPFYEGMPQYREKWYSSPRVSQLLDPGSGRQMFKLDLTAYSGTHIKVPRFIHPDGRSIEHLLMSELLHYATIVHLSEKREKDLITYEDLQLFYIKPGDAVIIHTGWSAFWESGQYYIDFPLITSDAAAYLIEDRNVPILGADTPFSAEVQELVLGRDRVLIENLTNLDAINLNRFFLIALPLNIYSADAAPARVIAVENGNFIV; from the coding sequence ATGCACGTGGTCGATCTTTCTCATCCCTTTTACGAAGGGATGCCGCAATACCGCGAAAAGTGGTACAGCTCTCCCCGCGTCAGCCAGTTACTGGATCCTGGCTCTGGGAGGCAAATGTTCAAATTGGATCTGACTGCTTATAGCGGGACCCATATTAAGGTGCCTCGTTTCATTCATCCCGATGGCCGCAGCATCGAACATTTGCTGATGAGCGAGCTGCTGCATTATGCGACAATTGTGCATTTGAGTGAAAAGCGGGAAAAAGATCTGATCACCTATGAGGATCTGCAACTGTTTTATATCAAGCCTGGCGATGCCGTTATTATCCATACTGGCTGGTCAGCCTTCTGGGAATCTGGGCAATACTATATCGATTTCCCTCTGATCACGTCAGATGCAGCCGCTTACCTCATCGAAGATCGGAACGTGCCAATATTGGGCGCGGATACACCATTTTCGGCTGAGGTGCAAGAGCTGGTTCTTGGGCGCGACCGGGTGCTGATCGAAAACCTCACCAATCTCGATGCGATTAATCTCAACCGTTTTTTCCTTATTGCGCTGCCATTGAACATCTACTCGGCAGATGCCGCGCCAGCTCGGGTCATTGCGGTGGAAAATGGCAATTTTATCGTTTGA
- a CDS encoding sugar phosphate isomerase/epimerase codes for MRLAIVSDEISKDFRKAVEYGINWGITDYEIRNLTTGRVPYVANDEINLVKEIVKEHEISISAISPGLFKIALNEEELLKLQIEESIYDSFRLADRIGTRNVIIFGFKRYDREPPSNYIQVIHILKRMASLAERYGFNLLLENEPGFWADTGVNTAKILDDVDSKNLKANWDPANAAAAGEIPYPYGFLAIRNHIRSIHVKDYRRTASDDHEFVVVGEGVVDWPGQFRALMHGPYVEYITIETHCKPLLNNSHRNVVKVIDLLADYELDEDFIIR; via the coding sequence ATGCGATTAGCGATCGTCTCAGATGAAATTTCCAAAGACTTCAGGAAGGCAGTGGAATATGGGATCAATTGGGGGATCACGGATTATGAGATCAGGAATCTGACGACGGGTCGAGTGCCCTATGTGGCAAACGATGAGATCAATTTAGTAAAAGAGATAGTAAAGGAGCATGAGATCAGTATTTCTGCGATTTCACCAGGGTTGTTTAAGATTGCGCTCAATGAAGAGGAGCTGCTGAAGCTTCAAATTGAAGAAAGCATTTACGACAGTTTTCGATTGGCGGATCGAATTGGCACTCGGAATGTGATCATTTTCGGCTTCAAGCGATATGATCGAGAACCACCAAGCAACTACATCCAGGTAATCCACATTTTAAAGCGAATGGCTTCGCTGGCCGAACGGTACGGTTTCAATTTATTGCTTGAAAATGAACCTGGGTTTTGGGCTGATACCGGTGTCAATACCGCCAAAATTTTGGATGATGTCGACTCCAAGAATTTAAAGGCAAATTGGGACCCGGCAAATGCAGCAGCCGCTGGCGAAATCCCATACCCATACGGCTTTCTGGCGATCAGAAACCACATCCGCTCCATCCATGTCAAAGATTATCGACGCACCGCGAGCGATGATCATGAATTTGTCGTTGTCGGAGAAGGGGTTGTTGATTGGCCAGGACAATTTCGTGCCCTAATGCACGGACCTTATGTCGAGTACATTACCATAGAAACCCATTGTAAGCCGCTGCTCAACAACTCGCACCGCAATGTGGTGAAGGTCATCGATCTCCTGGCCGATTATGAATTGGATGAAGATTTCATTATTAGATAA
- a CDS encoding aminotransferase class V-fold PLP-dependent enzyme — MTEILAKQKRRDFLKRFSAGIIAGSAFLPIIDRKPSVASIREFKEQLAQHAGQGAIDDEKFWNLIRLQFPLNSDLIYMNTGGLGPSPYAVMNTFERQMFDLEQISETGHDFVESVRQKAALFFHCDPDEIAFTRNATEGMNLIARGLPLRRNDEVVMTTHEHPGGAIPWLALANDIGIKIKLFEPGQSDAENLERIEAQLTAKTKVVMISHVTCTTGQILPARAIADLCHRNNIWLVLDGAQVPGMLPVDLHALECDFYTSSGHKWLCGPKGTGFLFVRKNLLDTWRINHVGAHSDKRYVLDELSFVPQRVAKGTEYGTRNTPLIIALGAAIDFFDTIGMERVAARDRSLAAYLKHQLARLKNVELLTPPDPQLSGGMVTFRISGKLPKHSDYITEIKQRFNIRLRPVGEHGLNAIRASLHIFNTLEQVDQLVNAVKDLASS, encoded by the coding sequence GTGACTGAGATACTTGCCAAGCAAAAACGACGAGATTTTCTCAAGCGATTTTCAGCAGGGATCATTGCTGGTTCGGCGTTCTTGCCAATTATTGATCGAAAACCATCGGTTGCTTCCATTAGGGAGTTCAAAGAGCAACTGGCACAGCATGCAGGACAAGGGGCGATCGATGATGAAAAATTCTGGAATCTGATCCGTTTGCAGTTTCCATTAAATTCGGATTTAATCTACATGAATACAGGGGGGCTGGGCCCTTCCCCCTATGCAGTGATGAACACATTTGAACGACAAATGTTCGACCTTGAACAGATTTCGGAAACGGGCCATGATTTTGTCGAGTCGGTCCGGCAGAAAGCCGCTCTTTTTTTTCACTGCGATCCTGATGAAATTGCTTTCACTCGAAACGCCACAGAGGGGATGAACCTCATTGCCCGCGGCTTACCATTGCGCCGAAATGATGAAGTGGTAATGACCACTCATGAGCATCCTGGCGGCGCAATTCCCTGGTTGGCGCTGGCAAATGACATCGGAATAAAAATAAAACTATTCGAGCCTGGCCAGAGCGACGCTGAAAACCTGGAACGGATCGAGGCGCAGCTCACCGCAAAAACCAAAGTAGTGATGATTAGTCATGTCACTTGCACCACTGGCCAGATCCTTCCCGCCCGAGCAATCGCCGATCTCTGCCACCGAAATAACATTTGGCTGGTACTGGACGGCGCCCAGGTCCCGGGGATGTTGCCGGTTGATCTGCACGCATTAGAATGCGATTTTTACACCAGTTCCGGGCATAAATGGTTATGCGGTCCGAAAGGGACAGGTTTCCTCTTCGTCCGAAAAAATCTGCTCGATACTTGGCGCATCAATCATGTCGGAGCGCACTCGGACAAGCGATATGTACTTGATGAACTCAGCTTTGTGCCGCAACGCGTTGCAAAGGGTACCGAGTATGGCACACGCAACACACCGCTGATCATTGCGCTTGGAGCTGCGATAGATTTTTTCGATACCATTGGGATGGAGCGGGTGGCAGCCCGCGATCGCTCGCTCGCGGCTTATCTGAAGCATCAGCTCGCTCGGCTCAAAAACGTCGAATTGTTAACGCCTCCCGATCCCCAGCTTTCAGGCGGAATGGTCACATTTCGCATCTCGGGCAAGCTACCAAAACACAGCGATTATATCACTGAGATTAAACAGCGGTTCAATATCCGACTTCGCCCCGTCGGGGAACATGGACTGAATGCCATTCGGGCGTCACTGCATATCTTTAATACTTTGGAACAGGTCGATCAGCTTGTTAACGCTGTCAAAGACTTGGCATCGAGCTAA
- a CDS encoding GHMP kinase produces MKNNQLIVSAPGRICLFGEHLDYLGLQVITAAIDLRIRISGQKRDGNEMIINLPDIGDREVIKLERPIHYLKERDYFRSSINVLERHSVQIDRGCQCTVTGNIPINSGTSSSSALVIAWIKFLLTMAEDQRENDAAAIARLAHAAEVLEFHEPGGMMDHFAAAFGGVLYIDFSAQQSLPNRLPAQLGKFVLGDSLQPKDTKAILARVKGGALEAMKMLQNYDPTLNFLTITLNDLESNRQRLTPDQLRLLQAIIRNREITEEAKRLLQQPQVKDEKLGALLLAHQEQLRDGLQISTKKIDSMIAAAMEAGALGAKINGSGGGGCMFAYAPNDTETVAEAIARAGGKPYIVAVDEGVRVDQIA; encoded by the coding sequence ATGAAAAACAATCAGCTCATCGTTTCAGCTCCTGGACGTATTTGCTTATTTGGCGAGCATCTCGACTACTTGGGATTGCAGGTGATCACTGCGGCAATCGATCTTCGGATCAGAATCTCGGGTCAAAAAAGAGATGGCAATGAGATGATCATCAACTTGCCGGATATTGGGGACCGTGAGGTGATCAAATTGGAAAGACCAATCCACTATTTGAAAGAGCGGGATTATTTTCGCAGTAGCATCAATGTGCTTGAGCGCCATTCGGTTCAAATCGATAGAGGTTGCCAATGTACAGTCACTGGAAACATCCCGATCAATTCTGGGACGTCCAGCTCTTCGGCCCTGGTCATTGCTTGGATCAAATTTCTGCTCACCATGGCCGAAGACCAGAGAGAAAATGATGCCGCAGCGATTGCTCGGCTGGCGCATGCGGCGGAAGTATTGGAGTTCCATGAGCCAGGTGGCATGATGGACCATTTTGCCGCCGCGTTTGGCGGCGTTCTCTACATTGATTTTTCTGCCCAGCAATCGCTTCCCAATCGGTTGCCAGCTCAATTAGGGAAGTTTGTGCTCGGCGACTCTTTGCAACCCAAAGATACGAAAGCGATCCTCGCGCGCGTGAAAGGAGGAGCACTGGAGGCAATGAAGATGCTCCAGAATTATGATCCAACATTGAATTTCCTGACCATCACTCTGAATGATCTGGAAAGCAATCGACAACGTTTGACGCCAGACCAGCTCCGCTTGCTTCAGGCAATTATCCGGAACCGCGAGATTACTGAGGAGGCCAAGAGATTATTACAACAGCCCCAAGTCAAAGATGAAAAATTGGGGGCATTGCTGCTTGCCCACCAGGAGCAGCTACGGGATGGCCTGCAGATTTCGACAAAAAAAATTGATAGCATGATTGCTGCGGCCATGGAGGCTGGGGCTCTTGGAGCCAAGATCAACGGGTCTGGCGGGGGAGGCTGCATGTTCGCCTACGCGCCCAATGATACCGAAACGGTTGCCGAGGCGATCGCTCGGGCAGGAGGCAAGCCTTATATAGTTGCTGTAGATGAGGGCGTCCGTGTTGATCAGATTGCGTGA
- a CDS encoding fused MFS/spermidine synthase → MPVDALKPKHLKMLFIAMGFATMITQVVLLRELVVFFSGNEMTVGIILTFWLVGTAFGSGLSALLSKRIRRPELLFMLCQFMLMILLPISLVVIRLAKAFFSIPLGETIPPSLILFVPLLALVPACLIMGFLYPLGCQILSRLKTISDVSIPGQVYLYEAIGSGIAGFIASIFLFRFLENFQIILLIWLLYLLSALFLGWMTYRKLRAWIAGATGLLGVLFISYAAKFDAELNRRAWAPLNLLRTKTTIYGNIAVTQWGDLISFYENGVIMFSHPDPMAAEEAVHFALLQHPEPRRVLLIGGDAAGILPQVIQHPSVERVDLVLLDPTAMTLAKQYIPPLNEILKDDRFHIWYRDGRLFLKQSAQRFDVIIVNLPEPRTAMINRFYTREFFELAKNHLMDRGIMSFSIPSSENVLSEEQTVLLSCLYQTMRKSFLDIVLIPGSSVHFIGCIASGILTSDLQILVQRLNQRQLHTLYVREYYFPFRMTPARMQYIAEKVVEHPARIINRDFQPIGYFYSLMLWLTTFKIDLTVLLRMLTQGRIWIFAMFIAAGCVTLLGWNIATKNRRGPKSIVPMAILMIGFVAISLEIVIILGFQAIYGYAYYQVALIISGFMIGLMSGSWVSLRNVIEARSHIRDFILFQMMGVIYPLFTWMVFLALAQITLPAILVQLVFFILISGLGFIAGYQFPLANLLLCQPGQRVERVGGTLYAVDLFGSVIGVLLTSIVLVPIIGLGFTAIFFSLLNFSVVLALMRFWKMNQA, encoded by the coding sequence ATGCCAGTCGATGCTTTAAAGCCGAAACATCTGAAAATGCTTTTCATTGCCATGGGATTCGCTACCATGATCACACAAGTGGTGCTGTTGCGGGAACTGGTGGTATTTTTCAGTGGCAATGAAATGACCGTTGGGATCATTCTGACCTTCTGGTTGGTTGGTACTGCTTTTGGCAGCGGACTCTCGGCCTTGTTATCCAAACGGATCAGGCGGCCTGAGCTGCTGTTTATGTTATGTCAATTCATGCTGATGATTTTGCTGCCAATTAGCCTGGTGGTTATTCGGCTGGCCAAAGCCTTTTTTTCCATCCCGCTCGGAGAAACCATCCCACCGAGCCTGATCCTTTTTGTTCCCCTTTTGGCGCTCGTTCCAGCCTGCCTCATTATGGGATTTCTCTATCCGCTCGGCTGTCAAATCCTCAGCCGATTGAAAACAATCTCGGATGTGTCGATCCCTGGACAGGTCTACCTTTACGAAGCCATCGGTTCTGGGATCGCGGGTTTCATTGCCAGCATTTTTTTGTTTCGTTTTTTGGAAAACTTTCAGATTATTCTCCTCATTTGGCTGCTATATTTGCTGTCAGCTCTCTTTTTGGGCTGGATGACTTATCGAAAGCTACGGGCTTGGATTGCCGGTGCTACCGGATTGTTAGGAGTCTTATTCATCAGTTATGCTGCAAAATTCGATGCCGAATTAAATCGTCGGGCTTGGGCTCCGCTAAATCTGCTACGCACAAAAACGACCATTTACGGCAACATCGCGGTGACGCAGTGGGGCGATTTGATCAGTTTTTATGAGAATGGGGTCATCATGTTCAGCCACCCCGATCCCATGGCGGCTGAGGAGGCAGTGCATTTTGCACTATTGCAGCATCCTGAGCCGCGGCGCGTGCTGCTCATTGGCGGAGACGCTGCTGGGATCTTGCCGCAGGTCATTCAGCATCCAAGCGTTGAGCGTGTCGATTTGGTCCTGCTTGACCCAACGGCGATGACATTGGCTAAACAATATATTCCCCCCCTAAATGAAATTTTAAAGGATGATCGCTTCCATATTTGGTACCGGGACGGTCGTTTGTTCCTGAAGCAGTCGGCCCAGCGATTCGATGTCATTATCGTTAATTTGCCCGAACCTAGGACTGCGATGATTAATCGGTTCTATACCCGAGAATTTTTCGAATTGGCGAAAAACCATTTGATGGACCGCGGGATAATGAGTTTCTCAATCCCTTCTTCAGAGAATGTGCTCAGCGAGGAGCAGACTGTGCTGCTAAGCTGCCTGTACCAAACAATGAGAAAATCATTTTTAGATATCGTTCTCATCCCAGGCAGTTCTGTCCATTTTATCGGGTGCATCGCTTCAGGCATTTTAACTAGCGATCTTCAAATTCTGGTCCAGCGGCTCAATCAGCGCCAATTGCATACCCTCTATGTCCGCGAATATTATTTTCCCTTTCGCATGACCCCGGCAAGGATGCAATATATTGCTGAAAAAGTCGTCGAGCATCCAGCGCGGATCATCAATCGCGATTTTCAGCCGATCGGATATTTTTACAGCCTCATGCTATGGTTGACCACTTTCAAGATAGATCTGACTGTTTTGCTCAGAATGTTGACGCAGGGACGAATCTGGATTTTCGCCATGTTTATAGCTGCTGGATGCGTTACCCTCTTGGGTTGGAACATTGCGACAAAAAATCGTCGTGGCCCCAAGTCGATCGTTCCGATGGCGATTCTTATGATCGGCTTTGTCGCCATATCATTGGAGATCGTAATCATCTTGGGCTTCCAAGCGATCTATGGCTATGCATATTATCAAGTGGCGTTGATCATTAGTGGTTTCATGATTGGGTTGATGAGTGGAAGCTGGGTTTCATTAAGAAACGTGATCGAAGCACGATCTCACATCAGAGATTTTATTTTATTTCAAATGATGGGGGTCATATACCCATTGTTCACATGGATGGTATTTTTAGCACTGGCTCAAATTACTCTGCCAGCGATTTTGGTGCAACTTGTCTTCTTCATTTTGATTTCTGGCCTGGGTTTTATCGCTGGTTACCAATTTCCGTTAGCCAATCTGCTTTTATGCCAACCTGGTCAACGGGTCGAACGAGTAGGAGGGACGCTCTACGCTGTGGATCTATTCGGCTCTGTTATCGGTGTTTTGCTCACCAGTATCGTGCTGGTTCCGATTATCGGATTGGGATTTACGGCAATTTTCTTTAGTCTGCTCAATTTCAGCGTTGTCCTGGCGCTGATGCGATTTTGGAAAATGAATCAAGCATAG
- a CDS encoding DegT/DnrJ/EryC1/StrS family aminotransferase encodes MAKLAITGGTPVKKKPFPKWPVWGDAELANLKQVLESGKWGSMQGNMVKTFAEKFAAYHQATFGICVNSGTTALSIALKSLGIGCGDEVILPAYTFVATATAILDVGAIPIFVDIDLNTFNIDVRKIEEAITERTAAIMPVHFGGRPAEMDDLMAIAQRHNLKVIEDAAQAWGSAWNHHPVGAIGDAGAFSFQSSKNITSAEGGIILTNDAETAQFCRSFANCGRVDGGVWYEHYYLGGNFRMTEFQAAVLLAQFERYPQMQELREKNARYLNRHLAQIEGIEVLADDPRITRNSIHLYIWRYKKEHFNNIPKTKFIEALQKEGLIVSAGYSIPLYRQPLFKNQAFGSRGKKIDLGVNYNDYFLPNTERACYEEAIWFPQFVLLGDDQDMNDIVTAVTKVKENIHEISA; translated from the coding sequence ATGGCGAAACTTGCGATAACCGGTGGGACTCCGGTGAAAAAGAAACCGTTTCCAAAATGGCCAGTTTGGGGTGATGCCGAACTGGCCAATTTAAAACAGGTATTGGAAAGCGGCAAATGGGGTTCCATGCAGGGAAATATGGTGAAGACCTTTGCGGAAAAGTTTGCCGCCTATCATCAAGCGACATTTGGTATCTGTGTGAATAGTGGCACGACAGCGTTATCTATCGCGTTGAAGTCGCTGGGAATCGGATGCGGGGATGAGGTGATTTTGCCCGCCTATACTTTCGTCGCTACCGCGACAGCGATCCTTGATGTTGGTGCTATCCCAATTTTTGTCGATATCGATCTAAATACGTTCAATATCGATGTTCGGAAAATAGAAGAAGCGATTACTGAGCGAACTGCTGCGATCATGCCTGTGCACTTTGGCGGCCGACCAGCCGAAATGGACGATCTGATGGCGATTGCTCAGCGCCATAATCTGAAAGTGATTGAGGATGCAGCGCAGGCGTGGGGATCTGCCTGGAACCATCATCCAGTCGGTGCTATTGGCGATGCAGGCGCATTCAGTTTTCAATCCTCTAAAAACATCACTTCAGCTGAGGGCGGTATTATCCTGACGAATGATGCCGAAACCGCCCAATTCTGCCGCTCTTTTGCTAATTGCGGCCGCGTGGATGGCGGAGTTTGGTACGAGCACTATTATCTGGGCGGCAATTTTCGGATGACTGAATTTCAGGCAGCGGTGTTGTTGGCTCAATTCGAACGCTATCCCCAGATGCAGGAACTTCGTGAGAAAAACGCCCGATATTTAAATCGCCATTTGGCTCAAATTGAGGGAATTGAGGTGCTCGCTGATGATCCCAGAATCACCCGCAACTCGATCCATCTTTATATTTGGCGTTACAAAAAGGAACATTTTAATAATATCCCAAAAACGAAATTCATTGAAGCGCTGCAAAAAGAGGGGTTGATCGTCAGCGCTGGTTACTCGATTCCGCTATATCGTCAGCCGCTGTTCAAAAATCAGGCCTTCGGCTCTCGCGGCAAAAAGATCGATCTTGGCGTAAATTATAACGATTACTTCCTGCCTAACACGGAGCGTGCCTGTTACGAAGAGGCGATCTGGTTTCCTCAATTTGTCCTTTTGGGGGACGATCAGGATATGAACGACATTGTGACAGCAGTCACTAAGGTGAAAGAGAATATCCACGAGATCAGCGCATAA
- a CDS encoding corrinoid protein produces the protein MELLQQIANSVITGKANETETLVKQALDANIPVRDILNQGLIAAMDVVGTKFKNNEFYVPEVLIAARAMKAGMKLLKPRFAESGVASIAKLALGTVKGDLHDIGKNLVAMMLEGAGFEIIDLGVDVAPEKFVQAVRQSQAQVVGMSALLTTTMLNMKATLQALKDEGLRDSVKVIIGGAPVTQSYADEIGADGYAPDAATAVTVVKQLLKLH, from the coding sequence ATGGAACTGCTACAACAGATTGCCAACTCGGTGATCACAGGAAAAGCAAACGAAACAGAAACTTTAGTGAAACAAGCGCTCGATGCGAATATCCCGGTTCGAGACATCCTCAACCAGGGTTTAATTGCTGCGATGGATGTTGTTGGTACGAAGTTTAAGAACAATGAATTTTATGTCCCTGAGGTCCTTATTGCAGCGCGCGCCATGAAGGCTGGCATGAAGCTTTTGAAGCCGCGATTTGCGGAGTCGGGCGTGGCTTCAATTGCCAAATTGGCGCTGGGCACGGTAAAAGGCGACCTCCATGACATCGGCAAGAATCTGGTGGCAATGATGCTGGAAGGCGCCGGCTTCGAAATTATTGACCTCGGTGTAGATGTCGCTCCAGAAAAATTTGTTCAGGCCGTTCGCCAATCGCAGGCACAGGTCGTCGGGATGAGCGCCTTGCTCACCACGACAATGCTCAACATGAAAGCCACTTTGCAGGCATTGAAAGATGAAGGGCTACGCGACTCTGTGAAGGTTATCATCGGTGGTGCTCCAGTTACGCAAAGCTACGCGGATGAAATTGGTGCCGACGGCTACGCCCCAGATGCTGCCACTGCGGTGACCGTGGTGAAGCAGTTGCTGAAGCTTCACTGA